In Miscanthus floridulus cultivar M001 chromosome 5, ASM1932011v1, whole genome shotgun sequence, one genomic interval encodes:
- the LOC136454745 gene encoding uncharacterized protein, which translates to MVRSLEDKFDGLELNHVAREFNKAADELAKMASAWTLVPLNVFTRDLHKPSINYISIVEAGPLVGPTIGPEAPSVTETSAAEPEAMAIDVEPPMGDQGMDWQVSFLDRLVRGELPADRTEA; encoded by the coding sequence ATGGTACGCagcctagaggacaagttcgatggcctcgaactcaaccacgtcgcACGAGAGTTCAATAAGGCCGcggacgagctggcaaagatggcgtcggcatggaCCCTAGTCCCCCTGAATGTCTTCaccagggacctccacaagccttccatcaactACATATCAATAGTAGAGGCAGGCCCCCTGGTTGGGcccaccatagggcccgaggccccctctgtcactGAGACCTCTGCTGctgagcccgaggccatggcaatCGATGTGGAACCTCCCATGGGTGACCAAGGCATGGACTGGCAAGTCTcgttccttgatcgcctcgttcgaggagagcttcctgctgatAGGACTGAGGCCtga